One window from the genome of Oceaniferula flava encodes:
- a CDS encoding L-serine ammonia-lyase, iron-sulfur-dependent, subunit alpha, with amino-acid sequence MIVSIFNDVIGPVMRGPSSSHCAAALRIGRLGRELMDGVFTDVLVEFDRNGSLPNTHDTQGSDMGLFGGLMGWEAEDARLPGSMQSFLDTGVRVGIETVDAGDPHPNTYRLTFRNDQETHTLRAISTGGGMMEVIDLDGFTVSMFGDCHETLLWTDQSAEEVIAALDGQVDAHDVILHQANGRQMIEVKAAAFIDDSVIATLPGITSVKHLSPVLPVMSAKDTSVPFTSCAEMLEYDAGKGTPLWRLAVDYEMQRGGLTEEEVIAKMVKIVRIVRQSISEGISGTEYDDRVLGHQCGKFDELMREGKLLDGGALNRIILYVTALMEVKSSMGVIVAAPTAGACAALPGAVVAMGESMGADEEEMAKALLASGIIGSFIATRWTFAAEVGGCQAEGGSAACMAAAAMVTLAGGPLNQAVAAASMAFQSMIGLICDPVANRVEVPCLGKNVMAASNALAAANMALAGYDPVIPLDEVIDTAKHVATQMPREVRCTNLGGLSITPTAIALEEKLAARRATACGSGCGC; translated from the coding sequence ATGATCGTAAGTATTTTCAATGACGTCATCGGCCCGGTAATGCGCGGGCCATCGAGTTCTCACTGCGCCGCCGCCCTCCGGATTGGTCGTCTGGGTCGCGAGTTGATGGACGGGGTGTTCACCGACGTGTTGGTGGAGTTCGATCGCAACGGCTCACTGCCCAATACCCACGATACCCAAGGCTCCGACATGGGCTTGTTTGGCGGTTTGATGGGCTGGGAGGCTGAGGACGCCCGACTGCCCGGCTCCATGCAGTCGTTTCTCGATACCGGCGTGCGCGTCGGCATCGAAACTGTGGACGCCGGTGACCCACACCCGAACACTTACCGTCTGACATTCCGCAACGATCAGGAAACCCACACCCTGCGCGCCATCTCCACCGGTGGCGGCATGATGGAGGTCATCGATCTCGATGGTTTCACCGTTTCCATGTTCGGCGATTGTCACGAGACCCTGCTCTGGACCGATCAGTCCGCTGAGGAGGTCATCGCGGCTCTAGATGGTCAGGTGGATGCTCATGATGTCATCCTGCATCAGGCGAATGGGCGTCAGATGATCGAGGTGAAGGCGGCGGCTTTCATCGATGACTCGGTGATCGCTACACTGCCCGGTATCACTTCCGTAAAACATCTCTCCCCAGTCCTCCCGGTGATGTCCGCGAAGGATACTTCGGTGCCCTTCACTTCCTGCGCGGAGATGCTGGAATACGATGCCGGAAAAGGCACCCCGCTCTGGCGCCTGGCCGTCGATTACGAAATGCAACGCGGCGGACTCACCGAAGAAGAGGTGATTGCCAAGATGGTGAAGATCGTCCGCATCGTGCGCCAATCGATCTCCGAGGGGATCTCCGGCACCGAATACGATGACCGTGTGTTAGGTCACCAGTGTGGAAAATTTGATGAGCTGATGCGTGAGGGTAAGCTGCTGGACGGCGGCGCCCTGAACCGCATCATCCTTTACGTCACCGCCCTGATGGAGGTGAAGAGCTCCATGGGCGTGATCGTCGCCGCACCCACCGCCGGTGCCTGCGCCGCGCTTCCGGGTGCCGTGGTCGCCATGGGTGAGTCCATGGGCGCCGACGAGGAGGAAATGGCCAAGGCGCTGTTAGCCAGTGGCATTATCGGATCCTTCATCGCGACCCGCTGGACCTTCGCTGCCGAAGTCGGTGGCTGCCAGGCCGAGGGGGGCTCCGCCGCCTGCATGGCTGCCGCTGCCATGGTGACTCTCGCCGGTGGACCGCTCAACCAAGCCGTCGCCGCCGCTTCCATGGCCTTCCAGAGCATGATCGGCCTGATCTGCGATCCGGTGGCCAACCGCGTGGAGGTGCCCTGCCTCGGTAAGAATGTCATGGCCGCCAGCAACGCCCTCGCCGCAGCCAACATGGCACTGGCCGGCTACGATCCGGTGATCCCGCTCGATGAAGTCATCGATACCGCCAAACACGTCGCCACCCAGATGCCCCGTGAAGTGCGCTGCACCAACCTCGGAGGCCTCTCCATCACTCCCACCGCCATCGCGCTCGAGGAGAAACTCGCCGCCCGCCGCGCCACCGCCTGCGGCAGTGGTTGTGGCTGCTAA
- a CDS encoding DUF7133 domain-containing protein, translating to MVNIKSLLGLLAVSLPALAPAEDLGGMWGTANEEAKYYPIVTIPVPNGMPMRAGSFEVLPDGRLAVGTRRGDIYFVDGAFDSPPAPKYKLFATGQDEIFGLSWKDGSMTATQFGEVTKITDTDGDGVADQYDTLTNNWGYAEGHEFAFGSKHDPDGNIWVALGLSASYHSNNIFRGWAVKVTPEGKMIPVCSGLRSPAGVAPNKEGVMFTIESQGPWNGACSLKHLKEGAFLGHPASYNWYQFVPGMDEPSVTPNSPSRMQIEKKRVKELVPPVVRFPYIKMGRSISGFRLDTTGGKFGPFENQFFLGDYTLSVILRATTEEINGVWQGACYPFREGLDTGIMNVEFTPKGQLVAGGFTTNRQWPVRGAEPFALQRIDWSGITPFEIKEINIKKDGFLINFTKPVDPDVAAKPESYTVKTYTHIYAEGYGSPEVDHTTPKVTKAVPAADGMSVRVYLDGIVEGHIHDFNLAPMLSKDGGKLLHTKAYYTVNEIPKS from the coding sequence ATGGTAAACATCAAATCACTGCTCGGCCTCCTCGCCGTTTCTCTTCCCGCACTTGCTCCCGCCGAAGACCTCGGCGGCATGTGGGGGACCGCCAATGAGGAAGCGAAGTATTATCCCATCGTCACCATCCCCGTGCCCAACGGCATGCCAATGCGTGCCGGCAGCTTCGAGGTTTTGCCCGATGGCCGACTGGCGGTCGGCACCCGCCGTGGCGATATCTATTTCGTCGATGGCGCGTTCGATTCCCCACCGGCACCGAAGTATAAACTCTTCGCCACCGGCCAGGATGAGATCTTCGGCCTGTCGTGGAAAGACGGCTCGATGACTGCCACCCAGTTCGGCGAGGTGACCAAAATCACCGACACCGATGGCGACGGCGTGGCGGATCAATACGACACCCTCACAAACAATTGGGGCTACGCCGAAGGCCACGAGTTTGCCTTTGGTTCGAAGCATGACCCGGACGGCAACATCTGGGTCGCCCTCGGACTGAGCGCCTCCTACCACTCGAACAACATCTTCCGCGGCTGGGCGGTGAAAGTCACTCCGGAGGGGAAAATGATCCCCGTTTGCAGTGGCTTGCGTAGTCCGGCTGGGGTTGCCCCTAACAAAGAGGGCGTGATGTTCACCATCGAGAGCCAGGGACCGTGGAACGGTGCGTGCTCGCTGAAGCACCTCAAGGAGGGAGCTTTCCTCGGTCACCCGGCGAGTTATAACTGGTATCAGTTTGTCCCTGGGATGGACGAACCCTCCGTGACACCGAACTCTCCATCGCGCATGCAGATCGAGAAGAAGCGCGTCAAAGAGCTGGTTCCCCCCGTCGTGCGCTTCCCTTATATTAAAATGGGCCGCTCGATCTCAGGCTTCCGTCTCGATACCACCGGTGGAAAATTCGGCCCTTTCGAGAATCAATTTTTCCTCGGCGACTACACCCTGAGTGTCATCCTCCGCGCCACCACCGAGGAGATCAACGGCGTCTGGCAAGGTGCTTGTTATCCATTCCGCGAGGGACTGGACACCGGCATCATGAACGTCGAGTTCACTCCGAAAGGCCAGCTCGTGGCAGGCGGATTCACCACCAACCGCCAGTGGCCGGTGCGCGGCGCCGAGCCCTTCGCGCTGCAGCGCATCGACTGGAGCGGCATCACTCCCTTCGAGATCAAGGAAATCAACATCAAGAAAGATGGCTTCCTGATCAACTTCACCAAACCCGTCGATCCCGACGTGGCGGCGAAACCGGAAAGTTACACGGTGAAAACCTACACCCACATCTACGCCGAGGGATATGGTAGCCCGGAAGTGGATCACACCACCCCCAAGGTCACCAAAGCCGTGCCAGCCGCCGATGGCATGTCCGTGCGTGTCTACCTCGATGGCATCGTCGAAGGACACATCCACGATTTCAACCTCGCCCCGATGCTTTCCAAAGACGGAGGCAAACTCCTCCACACCAAGGCCTACTACACCGTCAACGAAATCCCCAAGAGCTAG
- a CDS encoding c-type cytochrome: MNSLTRQLNLGAALLLCVAPAVVAEPILPGLVSSKLEPALKGRVLIEELNCAACHQSDGSFAKDSKTAPRLADIGSRVNPAYIEKFITDPHGTKPGTTMPDLLSHMDAKEKKETAKAITHYLLSLKKNTFEPEAPDSVAANQGNQLFHTRGCVACHSPRDAAGKELMPGKSVPLGALDQKYSADSLIAFLKNPQHSRPSGRMPDLELPAEEVRSIANYLLQDTKVPGNVNYKLFTGLVWEGLYSEQVKAKRAGQVSDFDLGHLGKLERRYAVEFETWIDVKEAGEYTFFLEANGATLRVEGVQVLLEQPSERRRPKNFNGSIKLQPGWRKLELTYFHAGYKPKFSFEMEGPGIKRGAIPSSMLSVSNKPIPKFTPLKVDAALAEKGREQFSMLGCASCHNDLDAKSKMAQSFADLNPSAGCLTEAHGKWAHYALNSEQRELIKQALPKVEKQELNDKEKIAKTLTTFNCIACHERDGVGDVATERNSLFTGSHPELGDQGRLPPALTSVGAKLTPDWLTEVMLKGNRQRFYMNTRMPQYGEKNVGHLVELFGKVDKLEEVKLPEIGDIRESKNAGYEMIGNKGFSCIACHDFNGHHAAGAGALDLVNLTDKIQKNWFHLFMQNPSRFHTTGIMPNFWPGGQSTRPDVLEGDREAQIEALWSYLSDGTRAKKPAGLMVQLDELRVFDKPEIARGRGTAGFRGIGVGYPGRLNLAFDSEEMALRLLWKNSFVTIKHGSFKAHGDHRIEFPPGVPFHRLKSMDDHWPYKGKKDYLFPHDIGYQFRGYRLDKQRRPTFRYSYGDIMIEDFFEEVLEGGVATKFKRTFTFDTPEAQEKFYFRAAGGKNISKISDHQYRVDKLTVKFDDDHKAIVRSGDNGELLIPVTLPKGRSTLTIEYQW; the protein is encoded by the coding sequence GTGAATTCACTTACCAGACAGCTCAATTTAGGCGCCGCCCTGCTTCTTTGCGTGGCTCCAGCGGTCGTTGCCGAGCCTATTTTACCAGGCCTCGTTTCCAGCAAACTCGAACCCGCACTGAAAGGTCGGGTGCTGATCGAGGAGCTGAACTGCGCCGCGTGTCACCAGAGCGATGGCTCGTTTGCCAAAGATTCAAAAACTGCCCCGCGTCTGGCAGACATCGGCTCGCGGGTGAATCCTGCTTACATCGAGAAATTCATCACCGATCCCCACGGCACCAAGCCAGGCACCACCATGCCGGACCTGCTGAGCCACATGGATGCCAAGGAGAAGAAGGAAACGGCAAAGGCGATCACGCACTATTTGCTGTCGCTGAAAAAGAATACCTTTGAGCCGGAAGCACCGGATTCCGTGGCGGCGAACCAGGGGAACCAGCTGTTCCACACCCGCGGTTGCGTTGCCTGTCACTCGCCACGCGATGCCGCCGGCAAGGAGTTGATGCCGGGGAAATCCGTGCCACTTGGCGCCCTCGACCAGAAATACAGCGCCGATAGCCTGATCGCTTTCCTCAAGAACCCACAGCACAGCCGCCCGTCCGGAAGGATGCCGGACTTGGAGCTGCCCGCCGAGGAGGTGCGCAGCATTGCCAACTACCTGCTGCAGGACACCAAGGTGCCCGGCAACGTGAACTACAAACTTTTCACCGGCCTGGTCTGGGAAGGTCTCTACAGCGAGCAGGTCAAAGCCAAACGCGCCGGTCAAGTCAGCGATTTTGACCTCGGCCACTTGGGTAAGTTAGAGCGCCGCTATGCGGTGGAGTTCGAAACTTGGATCGATGTCAAGGAGGCCGGGGAATACACCTTTTTCCTCGAGGCCAATGGCGCCACCCTGCGTGTTGAGGGGGTTCAAGTGCTGCTGGAACAACCCAGCGAACGTCGCCGGCCGAAGAACTTCAACGGCTCGATCAAGCTGCAACCCGGATGGCGCAAGCTGGAGCTGACGTATTTCCACGCAGGTTATAAACCGAAATTTTCCTTCGAGATGGAAGGCCCCGGGATCAAGCGGGGAGCGATCCCGAGCTCCATGCTTTCCGTCTCTAACAAGCCGATCCCCAAGTTCACGCCACTCAAGGTGGATGCCGCATTGGCAGAGAAAGGCCGCGAGCAATTCAGCATGTTAGGCTGTGCCAGCTGCCACAACGATCTCGATGCGAAATCGAAGATGGCCCAGTCGTTTGCCGATCTCAACCCAAGCGCTGGCTGCCTCACCGAGGCCCACGGCAAGTGGGCGCACTACGCGCTGAACTCCGAGCAGCGCGAGCTGATCAAGCAGGCATTGCCGAAGGTCGAGAAGCAGGAGCTCAACGATAAGGAGAAAATTGCCAAGACCTTGACCACCTTCAACTGCATCGCCTGCCACGAGCGCGATGGTGTGGGTGATGTTGCTACCGAGCGGAATTCTCTCTTCACCGGATCACACCCAGAGCTGGGCGACCAAGGACGGCTGCCACCAGCGCTCACCAGTGTGGGTGCGAAACTGACACCCGATTGGCTCACCGAAGTCATGCTCAAGGGCAACCGTCAGCGCTTTTACATGAACACCCGCATGCCGCAGTATGGGGAGAAAAATGTCGGTCACCTGGTCGAGCTCTTCGGTAAAGTTGATAAGCTCGAGGAGGTGAAGTTGCCAGAGATTGGCGATATCCGGGAGTCCAAGAATGCCGGCTACGAGATGATCGGTAACAAAGGCTTCAGCTGCATCGCCTGTCACGATTTCAACGGCCACCACGCCGCCGGTGCCGGCGCCCTCGATCTGGTGAACCTCACCGATAAGATTCAGAAGAACTGGTTCCACCTGTTCATGCAGAACCCGTCACGCTTCCACACCACCGGCATCATGCCGAACTTCTGGCCCGGTGGACAATCGACCCGTCCCGACGTGCTGGAGGGCGACCGCGAAGCGCAGATCGAGGCTCTGTGGAGCTACCTCTCCGATGGCACCCGCGCCAAGAAACCCGCCGGCCTGATGGTGCAGCTCGATGAGCTCCGCGTCTTCGACAAGCCGGAGATCGCTCGCGGTCGCGGCACCGCCGGCTTCCGTGGAATCGGCGTCGGCTATCCGGGCCGACTCAACCTCGCCTTCGACTCCGAGGAAATGGCGCTGCGCCTGCTTTGGAAAAATAGCTTCGTCACCATCAAGCACGGGTCGTTCAAGGCCCACGGCGATCACCGTATCGAGTTTCCTCCCGGCGTTCCATTCCATCGCCTGAAATCGATGGACGATCACTGGCCGTATAAGGGGAAAAAGGACTACCTCTTCCCGCACGACATCGGCTACCAGTTCCGCGGATACCGCCTGGACAAACAACGCCGCCCGACCTTCAGATACAGCTACGGCGACATCATGATCGAGGACTTTTTCGAAGAGGTGTTAGAAGGTGGTGTGGCCACCAAGTTCAAGCGCACTTTCACCTTCGACACTCCCGAAGCTCAGGAGAAGTTCTACTTCCGCGCCGCAGGTGGGAAGAATATCAGCAAGATCTCGGATCACCAATACCGTGTGGATAAGCTCACGGTCAAATTCGACGATGACCACAAGGCCATCGTCCGCAGCGGCGACAATGGCGAGCTGCTGATCCCCGTCACTCTGCCCAAAGGGCGCAGCACTCTAACAATCGAATACCAATGGTAA
- a CDS encoding FAD-dependent oxidoreductase: MKSADVVIIGAGMAGCISAKLLAAQGLQVILVDRFKQSPPVFRAEKLEKDQIDLLAKFDLLSQRRPLADPLGVNVNYNDGRITEHHDVEQYGIRYHDTINQLRQEVSKLVEYRVAKVESIVEDPEHPQSQIIHLADAEPLHAPLVIVASGYRSGLLKKRGVQYREDKDLASISYGFDIERPDQSPFDSNAYGYFLKPDKNGIDYITIFRIGETMRANVFTQLKSSDPRVKELKNNTYPALQKYFPDLEKLTDPFQLISKVEMFATYFYQMRTPELNGVVAIGDAYQSVSPTTGTGLSKVLNDVDVLCNVFVPRWFQNQSFDHKEINEFYQFAQKKEADTHSSRSWKWYADPSSRSGLVYRLKQNKGVQWLVQKLKLRKLRH; the protein is encoded by the coding sequence ATGAAGTCGGCAGATGTTGTGATTATTGGCGCAGGGATGGCTGGATGCATTTCAGCCAAATTGCTCGCCGCCCAGGGGTTGCAGGTGATCTTGGTGGATCGCTTCAAACAATCCCCCCCGGTGTTCCGCGCCGAGAAGCTGGAGAAAGATCAAATCGATCTTCTGGCGAAATTTGATCTCCTGTCCCAGAGGCGACCGCTGGCAGATCCCTTGGGGGTCAATGTGAACTACAACGATGGCCGCATCACTGAGCACCACGATGTCGAGCAATACGGCATCCGTTACCACGATACGATCAACCAGTTGAGGCAGGAGGTGTCGAAGCTGGTCGAATACCGCGTCGCCAAGGTTGAGTCCATCGTGGAAGACCCTGAACATCCCCAATCGCAAATCATCCACTTGGCTGACGCGGAGCCACTGCACGCCCCCTTGGTGATTGTGGCATCAGGTTATCGCAGTGGATTGTTGAAAAAACGAGGTGTGCAATATCGAGAAGATAAAGACCTGGCATCCATATCCTACGGCTTCGACATCGAACGCCCCGACCAGTCGCCATTCGATTCCAATGCCTACGGCTACTTTCTCAAACCGGATAAAAACGGCATCGATTACATCACCATCTTTCGCATAGGCGAGACGATGAGAGCCAACGTGTTCACGCAGTTGAAAAGCTCCGACCCAAGAGTCAAGGAGTTGAAAAACAATACCTATCCGGCGTTGCAGAAGTATTTCCCTGATTTGGAAAAACTAACAGATCCGTTTCAGCTCATCAGCAAAGTGGAGATGTTTGCCACTTATTTCTACCAAATGCGAACGCCCGAACTCAATGGCGTGGTCGCCATCGGTGACGCCTATCAAAGTGTGAGCCCGACCACCGGAACTGGCTTGTCCAAGGTGCTCAACGATGTCGATGTGTTATGCAATGTCTTCGTTCCGCGCTGGTTTCAAAACCAATCCTTCGACCACAAGGAGATCAACGAGTTCTATCAATTTGCCCAAAAAAAGGAAGCGGACACGCACTCAAGCCGTTCGTGGAAGTGGTATGCAGATCCATCCAGCCGTTCCGGCCTAGTATACAGATTGAAACAAAACAAAGGCGTTCAATGGCTAGTTCAAAAGCTGAAGCTCCGAAAGCTCCGCCACTAA
- a CDS encoding arylsulfatase produces the protein MTYSLRLLATTVSLLFAPITAQADDLSGAKPNIILVMTDDQGYGDLSCHGHPFLRTPNIDKLYGQSTRFTDFHASPTCAPTRAALMSGRAPFKNGVTHTILERDRMTLKATTIAQVLKSAGYTTGIFGKWHLGDDDAYQPEQRGFDETFIHGAGGIGQNFFGSQSDAPGNRYFNPAIKHNGKFVKTKGYCTDVFFQQTLGWIKQCADEKKPFFAYLATNAPHGPFVVDKKYSDMFEGQCSEKSAKFYGMIVNLDENMGLLMRKLDEWKLADNTLLIYMTDNGSSGGTYACNMKGKKGSPHEGGSRVPLFMRYPGKIKAGVDVDKLTRHYDLFPTLATIAGAEIPAGVDLDGRSLTPLINDPAAEWSDRNLFFHVGRWNKAGAPKRWGLGNTDPDQAKYQQFAVRNEKWRLVGKELYNIEKDPAETTDVSAQFPEVAEKMLKAFDAWWDDVRPLMINEDAPLDVGKPFLERYNAQKKATGIPNWEAPKI, from the coding sequence ATGACTTATTCGCTCCGCCTCTTAGCTACGACTGTATCCCTGCTGTTTGCACCTATCACCGCGCAAGCGGATGATTTGTCGGGTGCTAAACCGAACATCATTTTGGTGATGACGGATGACCAAGGTTACGGCGATCTGAGCTGCCACGGGCATCCGTTTTTAAGAACGCCTAACATCGATAAGCTTTACGGCCAGTCGACCCGTTTCACGGATTTCCACGCCAGCCCCACCTGCGCTCCCACCCGGGCTGCGTTGATGTCGGGTCGGGCACCATTCAAGAATGGGGTGACTCACACGATTCTGGAGCGCGATCGCATGACGCTCAAGGCCACGACCATCGCCCAAGTGCTGAAATCGGCTGGCTACACCACCGGGATTTTTGGCAAGTGGCACCTCGGCGATGACGATGCCTATCAGCCGGAGCAGCGTGGCTTTGATGAAACTTTCATTCACGGCGCCGGTGGCATCGGGCAGAATTTCTTCGGCAGCCAGAGCGATGCTCCGGGGAATCGCTACTTCAACCCAGCGATCAAACACAACGGCAAGTTTGTCAAAACCAAGGGTTACTGCACGGATGTATTTTTCCAGCAGACTCTGGGGTGGATCAAGCAGTGCGCCGATGAAAAAAAGCCATTTTTTGCCTACCTCGCGACTAATGCACCCCACGGGCCATTCGTCGTGGATAAGAAATACTCGGACATGTTCGAGGGCCAGTGCAGTGAGAAGTCCGCGAAGTTTTACGGCATGATCGTGAACCTCGATGAGAACATGGGCCTGCTGATGCGCAAGCTCGACGAGTGGAAACTGGCCGATAACACACTGCTGATTTACATGACCGATAACGGTAGCTCCGGAGGCACCTACGCGTGCAATATGAAGGGTAAAAAAGGCAGCCCGCACGAAGGTGGATCACGTGTTCCTCTGTTCATGCGCTACCCAGGTAAAATCAAAGCCGGCGTGGATGTGGATAAGCTCACCCGCCACTACGATCTTTTCCCCACTCTGGCCACCATCGCCGGTGCGGAAATTCCTGCGGGCGTGGATCTCGATGGTCGTAGCCTGACGCCTCTGATCAACGATCCTGCAGCCGAGTGGTCCGATCGTAATTTATTCTTCCACGTTGGACGTTGGAACAAAGCGGGTGCACCGAAACGCTGGGGATTGGGCAACACCGATCCTGATCAGGCGAAATATCAACAGTTTGCCGTCCGTAACGAAAAATGGCGACTGGTGGGCAAGGAGCTTTATAACATCGAGAAAGATCCGGCGGAAACAACAGATGTCAGCGCGCAATTTCCCGAAGTGGCCGAAAAAATGCTAAAGGCCTTTGATGCATGGTGGGACGATGTTCGCCCGCTGATGATCAACGAGGATGCTCCACTGGATGTTGGAAAACCATTCTTGGAACGCTACAACGCTCAGAAAAAAGCCACCGGCATTCCCAACTGGGAGGCACCTAAAATTTAA